In one window of Photorhabdus laumondii subsp. laumondii DNA:
- the pheT gene encoding phenylalanine--tRNA ligase subunit beta: MKFSELWLREWVNPAISSETLSDQITMIGLEVDGVEAVAGQFHGVVVGEVVQCAQHPNADKLRVTKVNVGGERLLDIVCGAPNCRLGLKVAVATVGAVLPGDFKIKAAKLRGEPSEGMLCSFSELGISEDHDGIIELPIDAPLGVDLREYLKLDDKVIEISITPNRADCLSIIGVARDVAVANKMPLSEPQIEAVKPTTDAIFPIRVEATEACPRYLGRVIKNINVKAATPQWMREKLRRGGIRSIDPIVDVTNYVLLELGQPLHAFDLERLNGSITVRMAKQDEKLVLLDGTEANLSTDTLVISDEKQAVAMAGIFGGEHSGVNEETQNILLECAFFAPLAIAGRARRYGLHTDASHRYERGVDPQLQHKAIERTTQLLIDICGGEAGPIIDVTDESQLPQSATITLRREKLDRLIGHYIPDEQVGDILTHLGCKVTIQENCWQAVAPSWRFDVEIEEDLVEEVARIYGYNNIPDVPIRADLIMKKHRETDLSLQRVKTVLVDRGYQEAITYSFVDPKIQALLHPQQQALMLPNPISADMSAMRLSLLTGLLTTVVYNQNRQQNRVRLFETGLRFVPDENADQGIRQELMLGGVITGNRFEEHWSLEKQSVDFFDMKGDLEAVLELTGKLSKISFRADVNPALHPGQSAGIYLENEYIGYIGVVHPELERKLDLNGRTVVFEVLWNKLASRVVPDAKEISRFPSNRRDIAIVVPENVAVEDVLAECKKVGVNHIVGINLFDVYCGKGVAEGHKSLAISFILQDTARTLEEEEIAATINKCVAVLKQRFQASLRD, from the coding sequence ATGAAATTCAGTGAACTCTGGTTACGCGAATGGGTAAATCCAGCCATTAGCAGTGAAACATTATCTGATCAAATTACCATGATAGGTCTGGAAGTTGATGGCGTTGAAGCCGTTGCCGGTCAATTTCATGGTGTGGTTGTCGGTGAAGTTGTTCAATGTGCTCAGCATCCAAATGCAGATAAGCTACGGGTAACAAAAGTGAATGTAGGCGGTGAACGACTGCTGGACATCGTTTGTGGTGCACCAAATTGCCGCTTGGGGTTGAAAGTTGCTGTAGCAACCGTGGGTGCTGTATTACCGGGTGATTTCAAAATCAAGGCGGCAAAACTGCGAGGTGAGCCTTCTGAAGGGATGCTATGTTCTTTTTCTGAACTGGGTATTTCTGAGGATCACGACGGTATTATTGAATTGCCAATTGATGCTCCTTTAGGTGTTGATCTGCGTGAATATCTGAAGCTGGATGATAAGGTCATTGAAATTAGTATTACGCCTAATCGCGCTGACTGCCTAAGTATTATAGGGGTTGCGCGTGATGTGGCGGTCGCTAATAAAATGCCACTATCTGAGCCACAAATTGAGGCAGTAAAACCGACAACAGATGCTATTTTCCCTATTCGTGTTGAAGCAACAGAAGCTTGTCCACGTTACCTTGGACGGGTAATTAAAAACATTAATGTGAAAGCGGCAACACCCCAATGGATGCGTGAAAAATTACGTCGTGGTGGTATCCGTTCCATCGACCCGATTGTCGATGTGACTAACTATGTATTGCTTGAATTAGGCCAACCATTGCATGCGTTTGATTTGGAGCGTTTGAATGGCTCAATCACTGTGCGCATGGCGAAGCAGGATGAAAAATTGGTGCTGCTGGATGGTACAGAAGCCAATCTTTCTACTGATACCCTAGTTATTTCTGATGAAAAACAAGCTGTTGCAATGGCTGGTATTTTTGGCGGTGAACATTCAGGTGTGAATGAAGAAACGCAAAATATTTTACTTGAGTGCGCATTTTTTGCTCCTTTAGCGATTGCTGGCCGTGCTCGTCGTTATGGTTTACACACTGATGCTTCTCATCGTTATGAACGTGGAGTTGATCCTCAGTTACAACACAAAGCAATAGAGAGAACAACTCAATTATTGATTGATATTTGTGGTGGTGAAGCTGGCCCGATTATTGATGTTACTGATGAATCTCAATTGCCTCAATCTGCGACAATCACATTGCGTCGTGAAAAACTGGATCGTTTGATTGGTCACTATATACCTGATGAACAGGTTGGTGACATCCTGACCCACTTAGGTTGCAAAGTCACTATTCAGGAAAATTGTTGGCAAGCGGTTGCACCAAGCTGGCGTTTTGATGTGGAGATTGAAGAAGATTTGGTGGAAGAGGTTGCCCGTATCTACGGTTACAACAATATTCCAGATGTACCGATTCGCGCAGATCTTATCATGAAAAAACATCGTGAAACGGATCTTTCCCTGCAACGTGTTAAAACGGTGCTCGTTGATAGAGGTTATCAAGAAGCGATTACTTATAGCTTTGTTGATCCCAAAATTCAGGCGCTGTTACATCCACAGCAACAAGCGTTGATGCTGCCTAACCCAATTTCAGCGGATATGTCAGCAATGCGTTTATCTCTGCTGACTGGTTTGTTAACAACGGTGGTATATAACCAGAACCGCCAGCAAAACCGTGTGCGCTTGTTTGAAACTGGCTTGCGTTTTGTTCCTGATGAAAATGCCGATCAGGGGATTCGTCAGGAGCTGATGCTAGGGGGGGTTATTACGGGAAATCGCTTTGAAGAGCATTGGTCACTGGAAAAACAGTCCGTTGATTTCTTCGATATGAAAGGCGATTTGGAAGCCGTTCTAGAGTTAACTGGAAAATTATCTAAGATTTCTTTTAGAGCAGATGTAAATCCGGCGTTGCACCCAGGTCAAAGCGCCGGGATTTATTTGGAAAATGAATACATCGGATATATTGGTGTGGTTCACCCAGAATTGGAACGCAAACTTGATTTAAATGGCCGCACCGTGGTATTCGAAGTACTCTGGAACAAGCTGGCAAGCCGCGTGGTTCCTGATGCGAAAGAGATTTCACGTTTCCCGTCAAACCGTCGTGATATTGCGATCGTGGTGCCTGAAAATGTTGCTGTAGAAGATGTTTTGGCTGAATGCAAGAAAGTTGGCGTAAATCATATAGTTGGCATAAACTTGTTTGACGTGTATTGTGGTAAAGGTGTAGCAGAGGGTCATAAGAGCCTTGCTATAAGTTTTATCTTGCAGGATACCGCGCGTACACTGGAAGAAGAAGAGATTGCTGCGACGATTAATAAATGTGTTGCAGTGCTGAAACAGCGATTCCAAGCATCCTTGAGGGACTGA
- the pheS gene encoding phenylalanine--tRNA ligase subunit alpha, with product MPHLAELVANARAAIEDAQDVAALDLVRVEYLGKKGHLTLQMSSLRDLPVEERPAAGAVINQVKQEVQEALNIRKEKLETDLLNFRLAAEKIDVSLPGRRMENGGLHPVNRTIERIETFFGELGFSIESGPEIEDDYHNFDALNIPAHHPARADHDTFWFDAKRLLRTQTSGVQVRTMHSQQPPIRVIAPGRVYRNDYDQTHTPMFHQVEGLIIDRDISFTSLKGTLHDFLTNFFEEDLQVRFRPSYFPFTEPSAEVDVMGKNGKWLEVLGCGMVHPNVLHNVGLDPEIYSGFAFGMGVERLTMLRYGVTDLRAFFENDLRFLKQFK from the coding sequence ATGCCACATCTCGCTGAACTGGTTGCAAACGCAAGAGCAGCCATAGAAGATGCCCAGGATGTTGCTGCGTTGGATTTGGTGCGTGTTGAATATTTAGGCAAAAAAGGCCATTTAACTCTCCAAATGTCATCGCTGCGTGATCTGCCGGTCGAAGAACGTCCAGCAGCAGGGGCGGTTATTAATCAGGTTAAGCAAGAAGTCCAGGAAGCTCTGAATATCCGTAAAGAAAAACTGGAGACTGACCTTTTGAACTTCCGTTTAGCAGCGGAAAAAATTGATGTATCATTGCCGGGTCGCCGTATGGAAAATGGTGGACTACATCCGGTTAACCGCACAATAGAGCGTATTGAGACTTTCTTTGGTGAATTAGGGTTTTCTATAGAATCAGGCCCTGAGATTGAAGATGATTATCATAATTTCGATGCGTTGAATATTCCTGCTCACCATCCTGCACGTGCTGATCATGATACTTTCTGGTTTGATGCCAAACGTCTGTTGCGTACTCAGACTTCAGGTGTTCAGGTTAGAACTATGCACAGTCAACAGCCGCCAATTCGCGTCATTGCACCGGGTCGCGTGTATCGTAATGACTACGATCAGACACACACGCCCATGTTCCATCAGGTAGAAGGTTTGATTATTGATCGTGATATCAGTTTTACCAGCCTGAAAGGAACGTTGCACGATTTCCTGACTAACTTTTTTGAAGAAGATTTGCAGGTTCGTTTCCGACCTTCTTACTTTCCATTTACAGAACCTTCGGCGGAAGTTGATGTAATGGGTAAAAACGGTAAATGGCTGGAAGTGTTGGGTTGCGGTATGGTTCATCCTAATGTATTGCATAATGTTGGTCTTGATCCTGAAATTTATTCTGGTTTTGCTTTCGGCATGGGAGTGGAACGCCTGACAATGTTACGTTACGGTGTAACTGATTTGCGTGCGTTCTTCGAAAATGATCTGCGTTTTCTCAAACAGTTTAAATAA
- the rplT gene encoding 50S ribosomal protein L20 — MARVKRGVVARARHKKILKQAKGYYGARSRVYRVAFQAVIKAGQYAYRDRRQRKRQFRQLWIARINAAARQNGLSYSRFIDGLKKASIEIDRKILADIAVFDKVAFAALVEKAKSALA; from the coding sequence ATGGCTCGCGTAAAACGTGGTGTTGTCGCCCGTGCACGTCACAAGAAAATTTTAAAGCAAGCGAAAGGTTACTACGGTGCCCGTTCGCGCGTTTACCGTGTTGCCTTCCAGGCAGTAATTAAAGCAGGGCAGTACGCTTACCGTGACCGTCGTCAGCGTAAACGTCAGTTCCGTCAACTGTGGATTGCACGTATCAACGCTGCTGCACGTCAGAATGGTTTGTCTTACAGCCGTTTCATCGATGGTCTGAAAAAAGCCTCTATTGAAATCGACCGTAAGATCCTGGCTGACATCGCTGTGTTTGACAAAGTGGCATTTGCTGCTTTAGTTGAAAAAGCGAAGAGCGCTCTGGCATAA
- the rpmI gene encoding 50S ribosomal protein L35, protein MPKIKTVRGAAKRFKKTASGGFKRKRANLRHILTKKSTKRKRHLRPKGMVSKGDLGLVVACLPYA, encoded by the coding sequence ATGCCAAAGATTAAGACAGTACGCGGCGCCGCTAAACGCTTTAAAAAAACCGCAAGTGGTGGTTTTAAGCGTAAGCGTGCTAACCTTCGTCACATTCTGACTAAGAAATCAACCAAGCGTAAACGTCATTTACGTCCAAAGGGCATGGTCTCCAAAGGTGATCTGGGCCTGGTTGTTGCTTGCTTGCCGTACGCATAA
- the infC gene encoding translation initiation factor IF-3: MKGGKRIQPARPNRINEEIRATEVRLTGSDGEQIGIVSLGKALEKAKEEGVDLVEISPNAEPPVCRLMDYGKFLYEKSKSTKEQKKKQKVTKVKEVKFRPGTEEGDYQVKIGNLKRFLENSDKAKVTLRFRGREMAHQQIGIEMLDKVRNDLDGLAVVESFPSKIEGRQMVMVLAPKKK; this comes from the coding sequence ATTAAAGGCGGAAAAAGAATTCAACCAGCGCGTCCTAATCGTATTAATGAAGAGATTCGCGCTACTGAAGTTCGTTTAACAGGTTCAGATGGCGAACAGATTGGCATTGTCAGTCTGGGAAAAGCGCTTGAAAAAGCTAAGGAAGAGGGTGTTGATTTAGTTGAAATCAGCCCGAATGCTGAGCCGCCGGTTTGCCGTCTTATGGATTACGGCAAGTTCCTGTATGAGAAGAGTAAGTCAACCAAAGAACAGAAGAAAAAACAAAAGGTTACTAAGGTTAAGGAAGTTAAATTCCGTCCTGGTACAGAGGAAGGCGACTATCAGGTAAAAATAGGCAACCTGAAGCGTTTTCTGGAGAATAGCGATAAAGCCAAAGTTACCCTGCGTTTCCGTGGGCGTGAAATGGCGCACCAACAGATTGGTATCGAAATGCTTGACAAAGTTCGCAACGATCTGGATGGACTGGCGGTAGTCGAATCCTTCCCTTCGAAGATTGAAGGCCGTCAGATGGTAATGGTGCTCGCTCCTAAGAAGAAATAG
- the thrS gene encoding threonine--tRNA ligase: MPVVTLPDGSQRQFDHAVSVMDVACDIGPGLAKACIAGRVNGELVDACELIDSDANLAIITSKDDAGLEIIRHSCAHLLGHAIKQLWPDTKMAIGPIIDNGFYYDVDLGRALTQEDIELLEKRMLELAKKDYDVIKKKVNWQEARDTFVARGEDYKVQILDENISRDDRPGLYNHEEYIDMCRGPHVPNMRFCHHFKLQKVAGAYWRGDSNNKMLQRIYGTAWADKKQLNTYLQRLEEAAKRDHRKIGKQLDLYHMQEEAPGMAFWHNDGWTIFRELETFVRTKLKEYQYQEVKGPFMMDRVMWERTGHWENYGEHMFTTSSENREYCVKPMNCPGHIQIFNQGLKSYRDLPLRMAEFGSCHRNEPSGALHGLMRVRGFTQDDAHIFCTEEQIHREVSSCIKMVYDVYSTFGFEKIVVKLSTRPEKRIGTEEQWNQAEESLAAALQENGVQFEYQPGEGAFYGPKIEFTLHDCLDRAWQCGTVQLDFSLPGRLSASYVGENNERKVPVMIHRAVLGSLERFIGILTEEYAGFFPTWIAPQQVVVMNITDSQADYVQELVKKLQDAGIRAKADLRNEKIGFKIREHTLRRVPYMLVCGEKEVESGKVSVRTRRGKDLGSIDVNGFIEKLLIEIRSRNLHQLEE; this comes from the coding sequence ATGCCTGTTGTTACTCTTCCTGACGGTAGCCAACGCCAGTTTGACCATGCCGTTTCTGTAATGGATGTTGCCTGTGATATTGGTCCTGGTTTAGCGAAAGCATGCATTGCTGGCCGCGTAAATGGTGAGCTAGTGGATGCTTGTGAATTAATCGATTCAGATGCAAATCTTGCCATCATCACAAGTAAAGATGATGCAGGGCTGGAAATTATCCGCCATTCATGCGCTCATCTGCTGGGCCATGCGATTAAACAATTATGGCCAGATACGAAAATGGCTATTGGTCCGATTATTGATAATGGTTTTTACTATGATGTTGATCTTGGCCGTGCCCTGACGCAGGAAGATATTGAACTGCTTGAAAAGCGCATGTTGGAACTTGCCAAAAAAGACTATGACGTCATCAAGAAAAAAGTGAACTGGCAAGAAGCTCGTGATACCTTCGTTGCTCGTGGTGAGGATTATAAAGTACAAATTTTGGATGAAAACATCAGTCGAGATGATCGTCCTGGTCTCTATAATCATGAAGAATATATTGACATGTGCCGTGGCCCACATGTGCCAAATATGCGTTTCTGCCATCATTTTAAATTGCAGAAAGTTGCAGGGGCATATTGGCGTGGGGATAGCAACAATAAAATGTTGCAACGAATATACGGTACCGCGTGGGCTGATAAGAAACAGCTCAATACTTATCTGCAACGTTTGGAAGAAGCGGCTAAACGTGACCATCGTAAGATTGGTAAACAATTAGATCTATACCACATGCAGGAAGAAGCTCCAGGTATGGCATTCTGGCATAATGATGGTTGGACTATTTTCCGTGAGCTGGAAACTTTTGTCCGGACCAAACTGAAAGAATACCAATATCAGGAAGTTAAAGGTCCGTTTATGATGGACCGTGTTATGTGGGAAAGAACGGGTCACTGGGAAAACTACGGTGAGCATATGTTTACCACTTCTTCAGAGAACCGTGAATATTGCGTTAAACCGATGAACTGCCCGGGGCATATTCAGATTTTTAACCAAGGGTTAAAATCCTATCGTGATTTGCCGTTACGTATGGCTGAATTTGGTAGTTGTCACCGTAATGAACCATCAGGGGCATTACATGGCTTGATGCGGGTTCGGGGTTTTACTCAGGATGATGCTCATATCTTCTGTACAGAAGAGCAAATTCACCGGGAAGTCAGTAGTTGCATTAAGATGGTGTATGACGTTTACAGCACTTTTGGTTTTGAAAAAATCGTGGTTAAGCTGTCAACCCGCCCGGAAAAGCGCATTGGTACTGAGGAACAATGGAATCAAGCGGAAGAATCTCTGGCGGCAGCACTACAAGAAAATGGTGTTCAATTTGAATATCAGCCAGGTGAAGGTGCCTTCTACGGACCGAAAATTGAATTTACTTTGCATGATTGTTTGGATCGTGCGTGGCAATGTGGTACTGTGCAGCTCGACTTTTCACTACCAGGTCGTTTGAGTGCGTCCTACGTAGGTGAAAATAATGAACGTAAAGTTCCTGTAATGATTCACCGAGCGGTTCTGGGTTCACTGGAACGGTTTATCGGCATCCTAACTGAGGAGTATGCGGGTTTCTTCCCAACATGGATTGCCCCACAGCAGGTAGTGGTGATGAATATCACCGATAGCCAAGCTGATTATGTACAGGAATTAGTAAAAAAACTTCAAGATGCTGGCATTCGTGCAAAAGCAGACTTGAGAAACGAGAAGATTGGCTTTAAAATCCGTGAACACACTCTACGTCGTGTGCCCTACATGCTTGTCTGTGGTGAAAAAGAGGTCGAATCAGGGAAAGTTTCTGTTCGTACCCGCCGTGGTAAAGATTTGGGCAGCATTGATGTTAACGGGTTCATCGAAAAACTGCTGATAGAAATACGCAGTCGCAATCTTCATCAATTGGAGGAATAA